A single Anatilimnocola floriformis DNA region contains:
- a CDS encoding DUF559 domain-containing protein produces MKFKRTAARAPEAIQFARDQRATGNEFVQTVWVWIRNRQIYRQKFRREYPVPPYTADFCGVELNLVLELDGASHVTESGREHDRIRD; encoded by the coding sequence ATGAAATTCAAACGCACCGCCGCTCGCGCGCCAGAAGCGATTCAATTCGCTCGCGATCAGCGCGCGACGGGCAATGAGTTTGTGCAGACCGTTTGGGTGTGGATCCGCAATCGGCAGATTTACCGCCAGAAGTTTCGCCGTGAATATCCAGTGCCTCCCTACACGGCTGACTTTTGCGGCGTCGAATTGAATTTAGTTCTTGAGTTGGATGGCGCTAGCCATGTCACGGAGTCTGGCCGGGAGCACGATCGGATTCGGGACTAA
- a CDS encoding DUF1501 domain-containing protein — MQYIPSNPLLARRQFLGGAAAGLGATALAGLLNPQLFGAPGKIPDKGKPRLGALAATHFAPKAKRIIYLVMSGGPSHIDLFDYKPQLKQHQGEELPASIRMGQRITGMTSGQKSFPCASSLFKFEQHGKSGTWMSELLPHIGGVVDDIAVVKSLHTEAINHDPAITFVQTGSQQPGRPSLGAWLSYGLGAETENLPSFVVMISQGSGNKTDQPIFSRLWGPGFLPSEHQGVRFRSGDDPVLYLSNPPGVDATARREMLDGVGQLNQLASNAIQDPEIQTRIAQYEMAYRMQSSVPELTDLSSESKETLEMYGVDDKNEDGGFARNCLLARRMAERGVRFIQLMHRGWDQHSSLPGQIKGQCKDVDRPSAALVKDLKDRGLLDDTLVIWGGEFGRTVYSQGTLTATNYGRDHHGRCYSMWLAGGGIKGGISYGETDDYCYNIVKDGVHVHDLNATVLHCLGLDHTRLTYRFQGRDFRLTDVEGTVVKGLLS; from the coding sequence ATGCAATACATCCCTTCCAATCCGCTGCTCGCCCGTCGTCAGTTTCTCGGTGGAGCTGCTGCCGGTCTCGGCGCTACGGCGCTCGCTGGTTTGCTGAATCCGCAGCTCTTCGGCGCTCCTGGCAAGATTCCCGACAAAGGCAAGCCGCGACTGGGGGCTCTCGCGGCGACGCACTTTGCTCCCAAGGCCAAGCGGATCATTTATCTCGTGATGTCGGGCGGGCCGAGCCACATTGATCTGTTCGATTACAAGCCGCAGCTGAAGCAGCATCAGGGCGAGGAGCTGCCGGCGTCGATCCGCATGGGTCAGCGAATCACTGGCATGACATCGGGGCAGAAGTCATTTCCTTGTGCGTCATCCCTTTTCAAGTTCGAACAGCATGGCAAAAGCGGCACTTGGATGAGCGAGTTGCTGCCGCACATCGGCGGAGTCGTCGATGATATCGCCGTCGTGAAGTCGCTCCACACCGAAGCCATCAATCACGATCCGGCCATCACGTTTGTGCAAACCGGTTCGCAGCAGCCCGGCCGGCCGAGTCTCGGCGCTTGGCTCAGTTACGGTCTCGGAGCCGAGACAGAAAATCTGCCGTCGTTCGTCGTGATGATCTCGCAAGGGAGTGGCAACAAAACAGATCAACCGATTTTCTCGCGGCTATGGGGACCTGGCTTCTTGCCGTCGGAACATCAGGGCGTTCGTTTTCGCAGCGGCGACGATCCGGTGCTCTATCTTTCGAATCCTCCCGGAGTCGATGCGACTGCGCGCCGTGAGATGCTTGACGGCGTGGGGCAACTCAATCAATTGGCGAGCAACGCGATTCAAGATCCGGAGATTCAGACTCGAATCGCGCAGTACGAGATGGCGTATCGCATGCAGTCGTCGGTGCCGGAACTGACCGATCTGTCGAGCGAGAGCAAAGAGACGCTCGAGATGTATGGAGTGGATGACAAGAACGAAGACGGCGGATTCGCTCGCAACTGCCTGCTCGCTCGCCGGATGGCCGAGCGCGGCGTGCGGTTCATTCAGCTGATGCACCGCGGCTGGGACCAGCACAGTTCGCTGCCGGGTCAGATCAAGGGGCAATGCAAAGACGTCGATCGACCGAGCGCGGCGCTCGTCAAGGATCTGAAAGATCGCGGCTTGCTCGACGACACGCTGGTCATCTGGGGCGGTGAATTTGGCCGCACGGTTTACAGTCAAGGAACCCTCACGGCGACAAACTACGGCCGCGATCACCACGGTCGTTGCTACAGCATGTGGCTGGCCGGCGGCGGCATTAAAGGAGGCATCTCCTACGGCGAGACTGATGATTACTGCTACAACATCGTGAAGGACGGCGTGCACGTACACGACCTCAATGCCACCGTGCTCCATTGCCTGGGCCTCGATCACACGCGGCTGACCTACCGTTTTCAAGGCCGAGATTTTCGGCTGACGGATGTGGAAGGGACTGTGGTGAAGGGGCTGTTGTCGTAA
- a CDS encoding pyridoxine 5'-phosphate synthase — MPELGVNIDHVATIRQARKTYEPDPVAAAVLAELAGADVITVHLREDRRHIQDRDVRVLRETVQVKLNLELSVTPEIVDIACQVKPQQATVVPEKREEVTTEGGLDVVGNFDAVRRTVEQLQAAGIFVSLFLDPDPRQIEAGKKLGCEAVELHTGQYALTSGLAREKELAALVAAGKQIRELGMLLHAGHGLNYQSVIPVARIPEMRELNIGHSIVSRAVLVGLERAVREMKELVR; from the coding sequence ATGCCCGAGCTTGGAGTGAACATCGATCACGTCGCGACCATTCGTCAGGCGCGCAAGACCTATGAACCCGATCCTGTCGCCGCGGCGGTTCTAGCCGAGCTAGCCGGGGCCGATGTGATTACGGTCCATCTGCGCGAGGATCGGCGGCACATTCAGGATCGCGATGTGCGCGTGCTGCGCGAGACGGTGCAGGTCAAGCTCAACCTCGAGTTGTCGGTCACGCCCGAGATCGTCGACATTGCTTGCCAGGTCAAGCCGCAGCAAGCGACCGTCGTGCCGGAGAAGCGTGAAGAAGTGACCACCGAGGGTGGCCTCGATGTGGTCGGCAATTTTGACGCAGTGCGGCGAACGGTGGAGCAGTTGCAAGCGGCAGGTATTTTCGTCAGCCTGTTTCTCGATCCCGATCCGCGGCAAATCGAAGCCGGCAAAAAACTCGGCTGCGAAGCCGTGGAGTTGCACACGGGACAGTATGCACTCACCAGCGGCTTGGCCCGCGAGAAAGAGTTGGCTGCTCTCGTCGCGGCCGGCAAGCAGATTCGCGAGCTGGGGATGCTGTTGCACGCAGGGCATGGTTTGAATTATCAAAGCGTGATTCCCGTCGCGCGAATTCCGGAAATGCGCGAGCTGAACATCGGCCACAGCATTGTTTCGCGGGCGGTGCTCGTTGGGCTCGAACGGGCCGTGCGAGAAATGAAGGAATTGGTTCGCTAG
- the aroE gene encoding shikimate dehydrogenase, whose translation MSNSPQPALQEIVCCMGQPVAGNPTQFMMERAFAAAGLDDWRYLTLEVPATNLTNAILGLRAMGFCGANFTIPHKVAAIPLLDGLSPAAELMGAVNCVKRDGDKLLGENTDGKGFVESLRTVLDPAGKKFVVLGAGGAARAIAVELGLSGAADITIVNRSETRGQELVTLLTDRVKISSHLVQWKGDYEVPADCDVLINATSIGLGDAQARVAVDGNSLRKELVVADVIFNPPRTRLIRDAEQRGCRTLDGLGMLVNQAVIGFKIWTGVDADANVMREALEEFLNI comes from the coding sequence GTGTCGAACTCTCCCCAACCCGCCTTGCAAGAAATTGTCTGCTGCATGGGTCAGCCGGTGGCCGGCAACCCAACGCAGTTCATGATGGAGCGAGCCTTCGCCGCGGCGGGGCTCGACGACTGGCGATATCTCACGCTCGAAGTTCCCGCCACGAATCTGACGAACGCCATCCTCGGTTTGCGAGCGATGGGTTTTTGCGGCGCGAACTTTACCATCCCGCACAAGGTTGCGGCCATTCCGCTGCTCGACGGCTTGAGCCCCGCTGCCGAACTGATGGGCGCGGTCAACTGCGTGAAGCGCGACGGCGATAAGTTGCTTGGCGAAAATACCGACGGCAAAGGCTTTGTGGAATCGCTCCGGACAGTGCTCGACCCAGCCGGCAAAAAATTTGTCGTGCTCGGCGCTGGTGGTGCTGCGCGTGCGATCGCCGTGGAGTTGGGTTTGAGTGGCGCCGCGGACATCACGATCGTCAATCGTTCGGAAACTCGTGGCCAGGAACTCGTCACCCTGCTAACCGACCGCGTGAAGATCAGCAGCCACCTCGTGCAATGGAAGGGCGACTATGAAGTTCCCGCCGATTGCGATGTGCTGATCAATGCGACGTCGATCGGCCTCGGTGATGCACAAGCCCGTGTCGCCGTGGATGGGAATTCGCTCCGCAAAGAACTCGTCGTCGCCGACGTCATTTTCAATCCGCCGCGGACACGCCTGATTCGCGATGCCGAGCAGCGCGGCTGCCGCACGCTCGATGGTCTCGGCATGCTCGTCAACCAAGCCGTCATCGGCTTTAAGATCTGGACCGGCGTCGATGCCGATGCGAATGTGATGCGCGAGGCGCTCGAAGAGTTTTTGAATATCTAA
- a CDS encoding GNAT family N-acetyltransferase, with protein sequence MTASQRATPAAYDIRAEQPGDSAAIDALVRAAFGQDEEMLLVRSLRDGGFNLLSLVAVRGKEIAGHLLFTRLLIEGVDQTWNAVALAPIAVSPDRQRSGIGSQLMRTGLLQLKDRGESIVVVLGHEHYYPRFGFSAQLAESLISPFPGPHWMALELLPGALKDVRGQVKYVPPFGIA encoded by the coding sequence ATGACTGCAAGCCAGCGAGCAACTCCGGCCGCTTATGATATCCGCGCCGAACAGCCCGGCGATAGCGCCGCCATCGACGCCCTGGTTCGCGCCGCGTTTGGCCAGGACGAAGAAATGCTGCTCGTTCGCTCGCTGCGCGACGGCGGATTCAATCTGCTCTCGCTAGTTGCAGTGCGCGGAAAGGAGATTGCTGGTCACCTCCTTTTCACGCGACTGCTGATCGAAGGCGTCGATCAAACCTGGAATGCCGTCGCGCTCGCCCCCATCGCGGTTTCGCCCGACAGACAACGAAGCGGCATTGGTTCGCAACTCATGCGCACCGGACTGCTGCAACTGAAGGACCGCGGCGAATCGATCGTCGTCGTCCTTGGTCACGAACATTACTATCCGCGCTTCGGCTTTTCAGCGCAACTCGCAGAATCGCTGATCTCGCCGTTTCCGGGCCCGCACTGGATGGCGCTCGAACTGTTGCCAGGCGCTCTGAAAGACGTCCGAGGCCAAGTGAAATACGTCCCGCCGTTCGGCATTGCTTAA
- a CDS encoding pectate lyase — MKRAIFLTMAVLVCVVRAAIAQQNPTPAEVEQTLVKVVRFAHEKVARNGGYVYLTSSDLTLREAEGIPGPDTVWVQPPGTPAVGAALLRAYQATGNEEIRQAAYASALCLTRGQLHSGGWYYQIHFDADERAKWSYRRDLAGKAIPDPTPLATRQSTGGWADWKQRKVKGNQTTYDDDVTQSAIRLLVEWDGELQFKDAEIHDAAIYSLQSLIGAQYLSGGWSSSWDRFPEKSPSLKLYPIKQASFPESVSQTWPKDFTGCYVLNDSQMSNCIDTLLLAWRTYKDEKYLAAAKKAGDFLILAQLPEPQASWAQQYDAQMQPCWCRAFEPPAVTGGESQKIVLSLIAIYEATQDKKYLAPIPAALAWFKRSELPGGKLARFYEVKTNRPIYFERGPGGKGHVWTYSDQNIADGYGYIVSSNLESLEKKYQDALAGKSLVKRPGGSGPSATRVQEIIAALDDRGAWLEKGTIRDAAGKKVDPAGGIIKSETFIKNLDVLTAFVRSAKSK, encoded by the coding sequence ATGAAACGGGCGATATTTTTGACCATGGCGGTTCTGGTTTGTGTTGTGCGAGCAGCAATCGCGCAGCAAAATCCGACACCTGCCGAAGTCGAGCAGACACTGGTGAAAGTCGTCAGGTTCGCGCACGAAAAAGTCGCGCGAAACGGCGGCTATGTTTATTTGACCAGTTCCGATCTTACTCTGCGTGAAGCCGAGGGAATCCCCGGGCCTGATACGGTGTGGGTTCAGCCGCCCGGCACACCGGCCGTCGGCGCCGCGCTGCTGCGGGCTTATCAGGCCACCGGCAACGAGGAGATCCGCCAGGCCGCGTATGCCTCGGCGCTCTGCCTCACGCGCGGGCAGTTGCATTCCGGCGGCTGGTATTACCAGATTCATTTTGATGCCGACGAGCGGGCCAAGTGGTCGTATCGCCGCGATCTCGCTGGCAAGGCAATTCCAGATCCCACGCCGCTAGCCACACGTCAGTCGACCGGCGGTTGGGCCGATTGGAAACAGCGGAAGGTGAAAGGAAATCAGACGACCTACGACGACGATGTAACTCAGTCGGCGATTCGCTTGCTTGTCGAATGGGACGGCGAATTGCAATTTAAGGACGCCGAGATTCACGATGCGGCGATCTACAGCCTGCAGTCGCTCATCGGCGCGCAGTATCTCAGCGGCGGGTGGTCGAGTTCCTGGGATCGCTTTCCGGAAAAATCGCCGAGCTTGAAGCTGTATCCGATCAAGCAGGCTTCGTTTCCTGAGTCGGTCTCGCAAACCTGGCCGAAAGATTTCACCGGTTGTTATGTGCTCAACGATAGCCAGATGTCGAATTGCATCGACACGCTGCTGCTCGCCTGGCGGACGTACAAAGATGAAAAGTATCTGGCCGCGGCGAAAAAGGCTGGCGACTTTTTGATTCTCGCACAGTTGCCTGAACCGCAGGCGAGTTGGGCCCAGCAGTACGATGCGCAGATGCAGCCTTGCTGGTGCCGAGCATTCGAACCGCCAGCCGTGACCGGTGGCGAATCGCAGAAGATCGTCTTGTCGCTCATCGCGATCTACGAAGCGACACAGGACAAAAAATATCTCGCGCCGATTCCGGCAGCTCTCGCCTGGTTCAAGCGATCGGAACTCCCTGGCGGGAAGCTGGCGCGGTTTTATGAAGTGAAGACCAATCGGCCGATCTATTTCGAACGCGGCCCCGGCGGCAAGGGGCATGTCTGGACCTACAGCGACCAGAATATCGCCGATGGCTATGGTTATATCGTCAGCTCGAATCTCGAATCACTCGAGAAGAAATATCAGGACGCTCTCGCCGGCAAGTCGCTCGTAAAAAGGCCTGGCGGTAGCGGGCCATCGGCAACTCGTGTGCAGGAAATCATCGCCGCGCTCGACGACCGCGGCGCGTGGCTCGAAAAGGGAACGATCCGCGATGCCGCTGGGAAAAAGGTTGATCCAGCGGGCGGAATTATCAAGAGCGAGACGTTTATCAAGAACTTGGACGTGCTGACCGCCTTTGTGCGGTCGGCAAAGAGCAAGTAA